A single Lolium perenne isolate Kyuss_39 chromosome 6, Kyuss_2.0, whole genome shotgun sequence DNA region contains:
- the LOC127305310 gene encoding protein LYK5-like, with protein MVGVRRPMCKSKSSAATATADSVVPSTSRSSSTHHRRNHTNSYNSSASSLSTTSSSAASSLQALKQGSLPNLPLLLTFAELAAATSNFSPTHRLAPSSSNSFRCALRGHPAAVFRRALRRDPAEVSARLAVLGHCHHAAIARLYGAAASPDGSLFLAYELVPDAAPLSALLRGAAHNRAFTPLATWAARLRVAADACDALSYVHLQAGTVHNRLSSSTVLVCGDGARLRAKIAHFGAADLAGELPPSDSDTQSHPTSARHRRTGSRRIEGTRGYMAPEIIAGGAPSRSSDVFALGVLLLELLSGEEPVRYEHNKATGEYERTSLIETAGAAAGGGEAMRRWVDRRLKDSFPVDAAETLTAVALRCVAKDPAARPEMPWVAAKVSKLFLEAQDWADKFRVPTDISVSFAPR; from the coding sequence ATGGTTGGCGTTCGCAGGCCGATGTGCAAGTCCAagagctccgccgccaccgcaaCCGCCGACTCCGTCGTCCCGTCGACGTCCCGCTCCTCCAGCACCCACCACCGCCGCAACCACACCAACTCCTACAACTCCTCCGCGTCCTCCctctccaccacctcctcctccgccgcctcctccctgcAGGCCCTCAAGCAGGGCTCCCTCCCGAACCTCCCGCTCCTCCTCACCTTCGCCGAgctcgccgccgccacctccaacTTCTCCCCCACCCACCGCCTCGCCCCGTCCTCCTCCAACTCCTTCCGCTGCGCGCTCCGGGGCCACCCGGCCGCCGTCTTCCGCCGCGCGCTGCGGCGCGACCCGGCCGAGGTCTCCGCCCGCCTCGCCGTGCTCGGCCACTGCCACCACGCCGCCATCGCGCGCCTCTacggcgccgccgcctcccccgacGGCTCCCTCTTCCTCGCCTACGagctcgtcccggacgccgcccCGCTCTCCGCCCTCCTCCGCGGCGCCGCGCACAACCGCGCCTTCACgccgctggccacctgggccgccCGCCTCCGCGTCGCCGCCGACGCCTGCGACGCGCTCAGCTACGTCCACCTCCAGGCCGGCACCGTCCACAaccgcctctcctcctccaccgtcCTCGTCTGCGGCGACGGCGCCCGCCTCCGCGCCAAGATCGCCCATTTCGGCGCCGCCGACCTCGCCGGCGAGCTCCCCCCGTCCGACTCCGACACCCAATCCCACCCCACCAGCGCCAGGCACCGCCGCACGGGGAGCCGGCGGATCGAGGGCACGCGCGGGTACATGGCGCCGGAGATCATCGCGGGGGGCGCGCCCTCACGGAGCTCCGACGTGTTCGCGCTCGGCGTGCTGCTGCTGGAGCTGCTGTCCGGGGAAGAACCCGTGCGATACGAGCACAACAAGGCGACTGGCGAGTACGAGCGGACGTCGCTGATCGAGACCGCCGGTGCCGCGGCGGGCGGCGGGGAGGCGATGCGGCGGTGGGTGGACCGGAGGCTGAAAGATTCATTCCCCGTCGACGCGGCCGAGACGCTCACGGCGGTGGCGCTGCGGTGCGTCGCCAAGGACCCCGCGGCCCGGCCGGAGATGCCCTGGGTCGCCGCCAAGGTCTCCAAGCTCTTCCTCGAGGCGCAGGACTGGGCCGACAAGTTCCGCGTCCCCACCGACATCTCCGTCTCATTCGCTCCCAGGTGA